In Desulfonatronospira thiodismutans ASO3-1, a single window of DNA contains:
- a CDS encoding YceD family protein has product MLLSDWLPLSEIPDQGVKYFFQDDSRWILLWEKFGLDCGMEKSLVSNLEVLPQPDGVYFRGRIQGQVAMTCSRCLEPGTVDIDYNIDVYESFEADPEDPPGYSPLKFEDGQWWFSPEQLAWEHFVLALPDKPLCSGDCKGICPACGENINTGLCACPEESFDPRLAVFRNLKINR; this is encoded by the coding sequence ATGTTGCTTTCAGACTGGCTGCCCTTATCAGAAATCCCGGACCAGGGGGTGAAATATTTTTTTCAGGACGATTCCAGGTGGATCCTGTTGTGGGAGAAATTCGGACTCGACTGTGGCATGGAAAAAAGCCTGGTGTCCAACCTGGAAGTCCTGCCCCAGCCCGATGGAGTCTATTTCCGGGGCCGGATCCAGGGACAGGTGGCCATGACCTGCTCTCGATGCCTGGAACCGGGCACCGTGGACATAGATTACAACATAGACGTGTACGAGAGCTTTGAAGCAGACCCTGAAGATCCACCCGGCTACAGCCCCCTCAAGTTCGAAGACGGTCAATGGTGGTTCAGCCCGGAACAACTGGCCTGGGAACATTTTGTCCTGGCCCTTCCGGACAAGCCGCTGTGCTCCGGGGACTGCAAAGGGATCTGCCCTGCCTGCGGGGAAAATATCAACACCGGCCTTTGCGCCTGCCCTGAAGAATCCTTCGATCCCAGGCTGGCCGTGTTCAGAAATCTTAAAATAAATCGATAG
- the rpmB gene encoding 50S ribosomal protein L28, producing the protein MTKQCEVCGKKPATGNNVSHANNHTRRRFMPNLRRVRAQLPQGRVRKIRVCTRCLRSGAVVKPAAGSA; encoded by the coding sequence ATGACCAAGCAATGTGAAGTGTGCGGCAAAAAGCCCGCAACCGGTAATAATGTCAGCCACGCCAACAACCATACCAGAAGAAGGTTTATGCCCAACCTGCGCCGGGTCAGGGCCCAACTGCCCCAGGGCCGGGTCAGAAAGATCCGGGTCTGCACCAGGTGCCTGCGCTCCGGTGCAGTAGTCAAGCCCGCAGCCGGTTCCGCCTGA
- a CDS encoding DUF169 domain-containing protein → MQSRIASILKLKYQPAALTWSDEKPSGAIEFKADRWGCVMFSLASVVKGKTAVFSRQTYGCWGGGVGLGFGNKYQDFPGGEECFYNFLSSGNKNSEQGRAVGEKIREAGLGEFGDDFMEGERYIKTPDHVRSFVESLPITEVPAKYVVLKPLQEIQEETDNVQVVTFLVDADQLCALVVLANYGRHSFENVSIPFVAGCQAIALLPYAEALKEEPRAVVGLMDPSARKHLRRMLDRNLMSFSMPLALFREMENNVDDSFLFRNTWQAITGDWKEKK, encoded by the coding sequence ATGCAGAGCAGGATCGCATCCATCCTGAAGCTCAAATATCAGCCGGCAGCCCTGACCTGGTCCGATGAAAAGCCGTCCGGGGCAATTGAGTTCAAGGCGGATCGGTGGGGCTGCGTAATGTTTTCCTTAGCCAGCGTGGTCAAGGGCAAAACCGCGGTATTCAGCCGTCAGACCTATGGATGCTGGGGCGGAGGCGTGGGCCTTGGCTTCGGCAACAAATACCAGGATTTTCCCGGCGGCGAGGAATGCTTTTACAACTTTCTGTCCAGCGGGAACAAAAATTCAGAGCAGGGCAGAGCTGTGGGCGAAAAGATCAGGGAAGCCGGCCTGGGCGAGTTCGGTGATGATTTTATGGAAGGGGAACGTTACATCAAAACCCCTGATCATGTGCGCTCATTTGTGGAGTCCCTGCCCATTACCGAGGTACCTGCAAAGTACGTGGTACTCAAGCCTCTGCAGGAGATCCAGGAGGAAACTGATAACGTGCAGGTGGTTACTTTCCTGGTGGATGCGGATCAGTTGTGCGCCTTAGTGGTCCTGGCCAATTACGGCAGGCACAGTTTTGAAAATGTAAGCATCCCCTTTGTAGCCGGATGTCAGGCCATTGCTCTTCTGCCTTACGCCGAGGCCCTGAAGGAAGAGCCCAGGGCAGTGGTAGGGCTCATGGACCCATCAGCCCGCAAACACCTGCGCAGGATGCTGGACAGAAATCTCATGTCCTTTTCCATGCCCCTGGCCCTTTTCAGGGAAATGGAAAACAATGTGGATGACAGCTTTTTGTTCAGGAATACGTGGCAGGCCATAACCGGCGACTGGAAAGAAAAAAAGTAA
- a CDS encoding response regulator — MPREVFSRPSFKKAAGEDSFPAAEKNPARDAFMPPSRKSSRKLRSQVEEIVSTYQDSMAAFQRFRKCCSIVHSTTTLARLPGLLQSLKKELRLDGIHLVLASEEYDGLVPDSVTTMPQSGLHKLRAVLDLDHFSGCTIHSAEDLRASGLLEDLGFTPQGSLRTGSAIVFSLHDRFRSQRPVGLLMFYDRDSNRYTREVATDFVEHFAETFAWAMVSLRDHEKLRIQEQNLAAAKNEAEEATSAKSMFLATMSHEIRTPMNGVMGLSQLLLETPLNTEQRHLAGLIRSSGENLLDIINNILDFSKIEADRLVLEQVDFDLRTMMDEITHIMKINAGEKDIDFVSRIDPALETSLQGDPGRLRQILFNLSGNAVKFTAQGGVRLEVSPLTKLEKSIQILFEITDTGPGIDQETKNRLFTAYQQAESSTSREYGGSGLGLSISKSLVELMHGEIGLESSPGTGSTFWFKVWFGLQEKTTHDSWQPKQASEDPAPENPAVNTGIRILIAEDNSVNQLLATKVLEKNGFHADVVSDGRQALEALQKKHYHLVLMDVQMPVMDGITAIRSLRTGQTRVLNPEIPVIALTAHAGEGDRERFIKAGMNDYLPKPIMPDSLNQIVQKWATP, encoded by the coding sequence ATGCCCAGGGAAGTGTTTTCCAGGCCTTCATTTAAAAAAGCCGCAGGAGAGGACAGCTTTCCTGCTGCCGAAAAAAATCCTGCCAGGGATGCATTTATGCCCCCCTCCAGGAAAAGCTCCCGCAAGCTGCGTTCTCAGGTGGAAGAAATAGTATCCACCTACCAGGACAGCATGGCCGCTTTTCAGCGATTTAGAAAATGCTGCTCCATTGTGCACTCCACAACCACCCTTGCCCGGCTTCCCGGACTGCTGCAGAGCCTGAAAAAAGAACTCAGGCTGGACGGAATACACCTGGTTCTGGCCAGTGAAGAGTACGACGGCCTTGTCCCCGATTCTGTAACCACCATGCCCCAGTCCGGACTGCATAAACTGCGGGCTGTACTGGACCTGGATCACTTTTCCGGATGCACCATACATTCTGCTGAAGACCTCAGGGCTTCGGGTCTGCTGGAGGATCTTGGCTTTACTCCTCAGGGATCGCTTCGCACCGGATCCGCCATTGTCTTTTCTTTGCATGACCGCTTCAGGTCCCAGAGACCCGTAGGGCTGCTCATGTTTTATGACCGGGATTCAAACCGCTATACCAGGGAAGTGGCCACAGACTTTGTTGAACACTTTGCCGAGACTTTTGCCTGGGCCATGGTCAGCCTGCGGGACCATGAAAAATTAAGGATACAGGAACAGAACCTGGCTGCAGCCAAAAACGAGGCAGAAGAGGCTACCAGCGCCAAGAGCATGTTTCTGGCCACCATGAGCCACGAAATAAGAACCCCCATGAATGGTGTCATGGGGCTCAGCCAGCTTCTCCTGGAAACCCCCCTGAACACCGAGCAGCGCCATCTTGCCGGACTGATCCGATCCAGCGGCGAAAACCTTCTGGACATCATCAACAATATCCTGGACTTTTCCAAAATTGAAGCAGACCGGCTTGTGTTGGAGCAGGTGGATTTCGACCTGCGCACGATGATGGACGAAATCACCCATATAATGAAGATTAATGCCGGGGAGAAGGATATTGACTTTGTCAGCCGGATAGACCCGGCCCTTGAAACCAGTCTTCAGGGTGACCCGGGAAGGCTTCGCCAGATACTTTTCAACCTGTCCGGCAATGCCGTCAAATTCACCGCTCAGGGCGGAGTCCGGCTGGAGGTTTCGCCACTGACCAAACTTGAGAAGAGTATCCAGATTCTTTTTGAAATTACAGACACCGGGCCTGGGATTGACCAGGAAACAAAGAACCGGCTTTTTACTGCTTACCAGCAGGCCGAGAGTTCCACCAGCCGTGAGTACGGGGGCAGTGGCCTGGGCCTGTCCATAAGTAAAAGCCTGGTGGAACTGATGCACGGAGAAATCGGGCTTGAGAGTTCACCGGGCACTGGTTCCACTTTCTGGTTTAAAGTATGGTTTGGCCTGCAGGAGAAAACCACCCACGATTCCTGGCAGCCAAAACAGGCTTCAGAAGATCCAGCCCCTGAAAATCCGGCAGTCAATACAGGTATCAGGATTCTCATCGCAGAAGACAATTCTGTAAACCAGTTGCTGGCCACAAAGGTCCTGGAAAAAAACGGTTTTCATGCAGATGTGGTCTCTGACGGCCGGCAGGCCCTTGAAGCCCTGCAGAAAAAACATTACCACCTGGTACTCATGGATGTGCAGATGCCGGTAATGGACGGAATTACTGCCATCAGAAGCTTGCGTACCGGACAGACCAGGGTGCTGAACCCCGAGATCCCTGTAATCGCCCTTACAGCCCATGCCGGAGAGGGAGACAGGGAGCGCTTTATTAAAGCGGGCATGAATGACTACCTGCCCAAACCCATCATGCCCGACAGCTTAAATCAAATCGTCCAGAAATGGGCGACTCCGTGA
- a CDS encoding sensor histidine kinase, translating into MQVEIQKDISLTPEDSIFLDMHSFYNIINIISGELQILEMMSGDERALQDCVDLCFRIKDGMSSRDSILEYAGSVEKHAAFIQDRLQEFLKSRPGLTDDPEVRESRANIDSVLDILRVRAGEIVNRLENPDKWEDHDLSRLMQNFLDVFSAIEKNSKGRYRFVYNLARQGPTDYFIHLNFQGTRQDSINMPPVLQDVMRDLVANARKYTEPGGKVLAGLYDDGKDIRFAVEDTGRGIPENEIENVVDFGVRGSNVQEKRTMGGGFGLTKAYSVVRQFGGRMWIDSAQDRGTRITLILPRP; encoded by the coding sequence ATGCAGGTTGAGATCCAAAAAGATATAAGTCTGACCCCGGAGGACAGCATCTTCCTGGATATGCACAGTTTTTACAATATTATCAATATTATTTCCGGAGAACTGCAGATCCTGGAAATGATGTCCGGGGATGAGAGAGCACTTCAGGACTGTGTGGACCTTTGTTTCAGGATAAAGGACGGTATGAGCAGCAGGGACAGCATACTGGAATATGCAGGAAGCGTGGAAAAGCATGCCGCATTTATCCAGGATCGCCTGCAGGAGTTTTTAAAAAGTCGCCCGGGGCTTACAGATGATCCAGAGGTCCGGGAATCCAGAGCCAACATAGACTCAGTGCTGGACATACTCAGGGTGCGGGCCGGGGAAATCGTCAACCGCCTGGAGAATCCGGACAAATGGGAGGATCATGATTTAAGCCGGCTCATGCAGAACTTTCTGGATGTATTCAGCGCCATTGAAAAAAACAGCAAGGGACGCTACCGCTTTGTATACAACCTGGCCCGACAGGGTCCGACGGATTACTTTATCCACCTCAATTTCCAGGGCACCCGCCAGGACAGTATCAATATGCCCCCGGTCCTGCAGGACGTCATGCGCGATCTGGTGGCCAATGCCCGAAAATACACCGAGCCTGGGGGAAAGGTCCTGGCCGGTCTTTATGATGACGGTAAAGATATTCGCTTTGCAGTGGAGGACACCGGCAGGGGCATTCCTGAAAATGAAATCGAGAATGTAGTGGATTTCGGCGTCCGGGGCAGCAACGTGCAGGAAAAACGGACCATGGGGGGCGGATTCGGCCTGACCAAGGCCTACAGCGTTGTCAGGCAGTTTGGAGGCAGGATGTGGATAGATTCTGCACAAGACCGCGGGACCCGCATAACCCTGATTCTGCCCAGGCCTTAA
- a CDS encoding ferritin, which yields MLTPKMQEALNQQVNAEMYSSYMYLSMSGWFEDKSLAGCARWMRMQAQEELMHAMKIYDFIHERGGRAQLRAIEEPPGNWDSALAVFENVLSHEKKVTGLINELVDLAIQEKDHASNIFLQWFVTEQVEEEASADAVLQKLKLTADAPGGLFAIDQELGQRTMACPCGQGQV from the coding sequence ATGCTGACCCCGAAAATGCAGGAAGCCCTGAACCAGCAGGTAAACGCGGAAATGTATTCCTCTTATATGTACCTGTCCATGTCTGGCTGGTTCGAGGATAAAAGCCTGGCCGGATGCGCCAGGTGGATGCGCATGCAGGCCCAGGAGGAGCTGATGCACGCCATGAAGATTTACGACTTCATACATGAACGCGGAGGCCGGGCCCAGCTAAGGGCCATTGAAGAACCCCCCGGAAACTGGGATTCAGCCCTGGCTGTCTTTGAAAACGTGCTCTCTCACGAAAAAAAGGTCACCGGCCTGATAAATGAGCTGGTGGATCTGGCCATCCAGGAGAAGGACCATGCCTCCAACATCTTTTTACAGTGGTTTGTGACTGAACAGGTGGAAGAAGAGGCCAGTGCCGATGCAGTGCTGCAGAAGCTGAAGCTCACTGCTGACGCCCCGGGAGGTCTTTTCGCAATAGACCAGGAGCTTGGCCAGAGAACCATGGCCTGCCCCTGTGGCCAGGGCCAGGTATAA
- a CDS encoding class I SAM-dependent methyltransferase → MNRLDPYSAIAPLYDLAVTPFLHRIRKTICTRLKTLQAEKVVDLGCGTGRQLRLLSRYGFQACGVDFSAAMLKKAAGFSPRTVVVQADLTSTPFSSRSFDCALLCLALHENPWPVQKQIMAEALRITRPAGHVVILEHALPLGVCGRITSLPAHIPERLAGKKHYQYYQEFIKKGGLHGLLMSWPGLQTVGTEYFYLGNLVLIKVKKIETKTAEKLAES, encoded by the coding sequence ATGAACAGACTTGATCCCTACTCAGCAATAGCCCCTCTTTACGACCTGGCGGTAACCCCTTTTCTACACCGCATAAGAAAGACAATATGCACCAGGCTAAAAACACTGCAGGCAGAAAAAGTGGTGGACCTGGGCTGCGGCACCGGCCGTCAGCTCCGGCTTTTAAGCAGGTACGGCTTTCAGGCCTGCGGGGTTGATTTTTCCGCTGCAATGCTTAAAAAAGCTGCTGGCTTTTCTCCCCGTACCGTCGTGGTTCAGGCGGACCTGACCAGTACGCCATTCTCCAGCCGGAGCTTTGATTGCGCCCTTCTCTGCCTGGCCCTGCATGAAAACCCATGGCCTGTGCAGAAGCAGATAATGGCAGAGGCCCTGCGCATAACCAGGCCTGCAGGACATGTGGTCATACTGGAACACGCTCTGCCCCTCGGTGTTTGCGGCAGAATAACAAGCCTTCCGGCACACATCCCGGAGCGCCTGGCAGGAAAAAAGCATTACCAGTATTACCAGGAATTCATTAAAAAAGGTGGACTGCACGGGCTCTTGATGTCCTGGCCTGGACTGCAGACGGTGGGGACTGAATATTTTTACCTGGGCAACCTGGTGCTTATAAAGGTCAAAAAAATTGAGACCAAGACTGCTGAAAAGCTTGCAGAATCATGA